A window of Prolixibacter sp. SD074 contains these coding sequences:
- the rpsJ gene encoding 30S ribosomal protein S10 produces the protein MSQKIRIKLKSYDHNLVDKSAEKIVKTVKTTGAVVSGPIPLPTHRRVFTVLRSTFVNKKSREQFELSSYKRLIDIYSSTAKTIDALMKLELPSGVEVEIKV, from the coding sequence ATGAGTCAAAAAATTCGGATAAAGCTGAAATCTTACGATCATAACCTGGTCGACAAGTCAGCAGAAAAGATCGTAAAAACAGTGAAGACTACAGGTGCAGTAGTAAGCGGTCCTATTCCGCTTCCTACTCATCGTCGTGTTTTTACTGTCCTGCGATCAACCTTCGTAAATAAGAAATCGAGGGAGCAGTTTGAATTGTCGTCTTACAAGAGGTTGATCGACATTTATAGTTCAACTGCTAAAACAATCGACGCCCTGATGAAGCTCGAGCTTCCCAGTGGTGTTGAGGTTGAAATTAAAGTTTGA
- the rplD gene encoding 50S ribosomal protein L4: MEIAILNTAGKETGRSIELVDSIYAVEPSDHAIYLDVKQYLGNQRQGTHKSKERGEITGSTRKLKKQKGTGTARAGSIKSPIFRGGGRAFGPQPRNYGFKLNKKLKTLARKSALSYKAKSDDILVVEDFNFEGPKTREFVAIQNNLQVADKKSLIVLSEANKNIYLSSRNLQNAEVLTTSELSTYKIMHAKKVVFVESSVKALEEMFKI; this comes from the coding sequence ATGGAAATTGCAATCTTAAATACAGCAGGAAAAGAAACCGGAAGAAGCATAGAGTTGGTCGATTCTATCTATGCTGTCGAACCTAGCGATCACGCCATTTACCTTGATGTAAAGCAGTACCTGGGCAATCAGCGTCAGGGTACCCACAAATCGAAGGAACGTGGAGAGATTACCGGTTCGACCCGTAAACTGAAAAAACAAAAAGGCACTGGTACCGCGCGTGCCGGTAGCATCAAGTCGCCCATTTTCCGTGGTGGAGGTCGTGCTTTTGGGCCACAGCCCCGCAACTATGGTTTCAAGCTGAACAAAAAGCTGAAAACATTGGCCCGGAAATCGGCTCTTAGTTATAAAGCAAAGAGCGATGATATCCTTGTTGTGGAAGACTTCAACTTCGAAGGGCCCAAAACCAGGGAATTTGTTGCCATTCAGAACAATCTGCAAGTGGCTGATAAAAAGTCGTTGATTGTTTTATCTGAAGCAAATAAAAACATATATTTGTCATCCAGAAATTTACAGAATGCCGAAGTATTAACTACCTCTGAGTTAAGCACGTACAAAATAATGCATGCTAAGAAAGTAGTTTTCGTGGAGAGTTCTGTGAAGGCATTGGAGGAAATGTTTAAGATTTAA
- the rpsS gene encoding 30S ribosomal protein S19 produces MSRSLKKGPFIDLKLEKKVLAMNEGGKKSVIKTWARHSMISPDFVGHTVAVHNGNKFIPVYVTENMVGHKLGEFAPTRTFRGHGGNKKR; encoded by the coding sequence ATGAGCCGTTCGCTTAAAAAAGGCCCTTTTATCGACTTGAAATTGGAAAAAAAGGTTCTCGCTATGAATGAAGGCGGGAAGAAGTCGGTAATCAAAACGTGGGCCAGACATTCCATGATTTCACCTGATTTTGTAGGGCACACCGTCGCTGTTCACAACGGAAACAAGTTTATCCCTGTTTATGTAACTGAGAACATGGTTGGTCACAAATTGGGAGAATTTGCACCTACACGTACCTTCCGGGGTCATGGTGGAAACAAAAAGAGATAA
- the rplW gene encoding 50S ribosomal protein L23: MMVDILIRPIVTEKMTDQAETFNRFGFVVDRRADKQQIKKAVEDLYSVKVASVNTMVYPGKAKSRFTKSGVLTGKTNSYKKAIVTLVEGDTIDFYSNI; this comes from the coding sequence ATGATGGTTGATATTCTGATTCGCCCCATTGTAACCGAAAAAATGACTGACCAGGCGGAAACGTTTAACCGCTTCGGGTTTGTTGTTGATCGCAGGGCAGATAAACAGCAGATTAAAAAGGCTGTAGAAGATCTCTATAGCGTTAAGGTTGCCTCCGTAAACACCATGGTCTATCCGGGTAAAGCCAAATCCCGCTTTACTAAAAGTGGTGTTCTGACTGGTAAGACCAACTCGTATAAAAAGGCAATCGTTACTTTGGTAGAAGGTGACACTATTGATTTTTACAGCAATATCTAA
- the rplB gene encoding 50S ribosomal protein L2, translated as MAVRKLKPVTPGQRHKIIGAFDTVTTDTPEKSLLKPIKKTGGRNNTGKMTMRYIGGGHKRKYRVIDFKRDKDGVPAKVQSVQYDPNRTARIALLVYADGEKRYILAPNGLREGQTVISGDSVAPEVGNALPLAKIPLGTIVHNIELQPGQGGVMARSAGSYAQLTSREGRYVIVKLPSGESRMVLTACRATVGTVGNTDHALERSGKAGRSRWLGRRPRVRGVAMNPVDHPMGGGEGRSSGGHPRSRKGVLAKGYKTRAKKKASNKYIVERRKK; from the coding sequence ATGGCAGTTAGAAAATTAAAACCTGTAACACCGGGTCAAAGGCACAAGATTATTGGTGCCTTTGATACCGTTACGACAGACACACCTGAGAAATCATTGTTGAAGCCCATAAAAAAAACCGGTGGGCGTAATAACACCGGTAAGATGACAATGAGGTATATAGGTGGCGGGCATAAGCGGAAGTACCGTGTTATCGACTTTAAGCGCGATAAGGATGGTGTTCCCGCTAAAGTGCAATCTGTACAGTACGATCCGAATCGTACCGCACGTATTGCGCTGTTGGTTTATGCTGATGGAGAAAAACGTTACATCCTCGCCCCGAACGGTCTTCGTGAAGGCCAAACCGTTATTTCGGGGGATAGCGTAGCTCCAGAAGTTGGAAATGCCCTTCCGTTAGCCAAAATACCTTTGGGTACCATCGTTCACAACATTGAGTTGCAACCCGGACAAGGCGGCGTCATGGCTCGTTCTGCCGGTTCGTATGCGCAGCTTACTTCACGTGAAGGAAGGTATGTGATTGTCAAATTACCATCAGGCGAATCCCGTATGGTTCTTACTGCTTGCCGTGCAACGGTAGGTACAGTTGGAAACACCGATCATGCGCTTGAAAGATCAGGTAAAGCCGGTCGAAGCCGCTGGCTTGGTCGTCGTCCGCGAGTACGCGGTGTAGCTATGAACCCAGTCGATCACCCAATGGGTGGTGGGGAAGGACGCTCTTCGGGTGGACACCCGCGGTCGCGTAAAGGCGTTCTGGCTAAGGGGTATAAGACCCGCGCTAAGAAGAAGGCTTCGAATAAGTACATTGTTGAACGTAGGAAAAAGTAA
- the rplC gene encoding 50S ribosomal protein L3 encodes MPGLIGKKIGMTSVFSVEGKNIPCTVIEAGPCVVTQVKTIETDGYEAIQLGFQDKKEKHSTKAELGHYKKAGTSPKRKVIEFKGFDEGLKLGDTVNVGIIQEESWVDISGISKGKGFQGVVKRHGFGGVGQSTHGQHNRLRAPGSIGAASYPARVFKGLRMAGRDGGKTVTVENLKVLKVIPEKNLLIVKGSVPGAKGSYLIVAQ; translated from the coding sequence ATGCCAGGATTAATTGGAAAGAAAATCGGAATGACTTCCGTATTCAGTGTTGAGGGGAAAAACATCCCATGCACTGTGATTGAGGCTGGTCCCTGTGTTGTGACCCAGGTTAAGACCATCGAAACTGATGGTTACGAAGCAATTCAGCTGGGTTTTCAGGACAAGAAGGAAAAGCACAGCACGAAAGCTGAACTTGGCCACTATAAAAAGGCCGGCACCAGCCCAAAACGTAAAGTAATCGAATTCAAAGGATTCGATGAAGGGCTCAAGCTTGGCGATACCGTAAACGTTGGCATTATCCAGGAAGAAAGCTGGGTCGATATCTCGGGTATCTCAAAAGGCAAAGGTTTTCAAGGGGTAGTTAAGCGTCATGGTTTTGGAGGTGTTGGTCAGTCCACACACGGCCAGCATAACCGTCTGCGCGCACCGGGTTCTATCGGAGCTGCTTCTTACCCTGCACGTGTATTCAAAGGTCTGCGTATGGCCGGACGTGACGGAGGTAAGACGGTAACTGTAGAGAACCTGAAAGTGCTAAAGGTTATCCCTGAGAAAAATCTCTTGATTGTTAAAGGTTCCGTACCGGGAGCCAAAGGTTCATACTTAATCGTTGCACAGTAA
- the rplV gene encoding 50S ribosomal protein L22 produces the protein MGSRKRKSAELLKEAKKQQYQAVLRNCPTSPRKMRLVVDMIRGMEVNLALDVLKFSSKDAARPVEKLLLSAIANWQAKNEGVRIEESNLYVSEVFVDSARILKRLRPAPQGRAHRIRKRSNHVTLRLDSKNVVEEISK, from the coding sequence ATGGGTTCAAGAAAAAGAAAGAGCGCTGAATTGCTCAAAGAAGCAAAAAAACAACAATATCAGGCCGTTCTGCGCAATTGTCCCACTTCGCCGCGCAAAATGCGTCTTGTCGTTGATATGATTCGCGGCATGGAGGTGAATTTAGCTCTGGACGTCCTGAAGTTCTCGTCAAAGGATGCCGCCCGCCCGGTTGAAAAACTATTACTTTCAGCTATCGCGAACTGGCAGGCCAAAAACGAAGGCGTAAGGATTGAAGAAAGTAATCTTTACGTGTCAGAGGTGTTCGTTGATTCGGCACGTATTCTGAAACGTTTGCGCCCGGCGCCCCAGGGCCGGGCACACCGTATCCGGAAACGTTCGAACCATGTAACTCTCCGTCTGGACAGTAAGAATGTTGTTGAAGAAATTTCTAAATAA